GAATCATAgttgcagatgaagaagatggcTTGGTGAATTGGAGTTTGGTTAGTTGTGAAAGTTAACCATAAAGATGAAGGAATTACAGTTCAAGGAATTGGGAGTGGCCTGGTATGATTTGGGATTGCTGGTAGTAAATTAGAGTTAGGGTTTGTGACAAGAAAAGGGTGAAGATGGGAGTTATTGAGGTGTAACCGGATGTTGATGGTGTTGCAGGGGAGAAGGagacactacaccattttaagggaTTTTTAACCCAGTTTTGCAACGGCACCAGGGCGGTTGCAAAATTTTAGTTGCTAATTGCAACTGCTATTTTTCGCAACAGAGGACTGCTGTTGCAAATATTGCAACCTCAAAAGCAAGGTTGCGAATCGCAACTGCGCTGGGTTCAAGCGTGTGAACCACGTGTGTGGTCGGGAACACTAGGACTTATAAACACGCCCAGTCAAACTTCGGTCAAGTATGCTTCTTTTTGTTTCCACCCTTCAGCAAAAGTTATCCTATATCCCTTCCTCATCGTTTTTTCCTTCTCATTTTTTCACCTCCACAGAACCTCATCTCTTTTCATCTCCTCTCCACAGAACTGCAGCTCTGAAGAACTCACCTCTCTTTCATCTCTTTCAATTTAAAACCACTGAAATCTATCAGGTTTTAAGTCTCTTTAATAATCCTTTCGTTTCAGTTATAAGGTTTATAGATTTTGCGATTTTAGATattttgatttctagggtttcaacTATGAatctatatttatttttttagtttatcGATTTTATGTTTCTATCTGTGAATCtgttatttttgatttttaggATTTCGATTTCAGTTTATCGATTTTAGTGTTTCATTTGTGAATTCGttgttttcaaagttttttaaTTTCTTAAACTCGCAAATTCAAGGGTGAACCCGTTGAGGAGAAGGTGATGAGTTGAGCCGGTGCTGTGTAAGAAGAGTTAGCTAGAGTAATCATTTAAGAGAAGGTGATGGTGATGATAAGTTGCAGTTGACGAAGATTGAAGCTCGAGATTGATTCAAGCATAAGAGTTTCTGTTTCATGAATTTGTGAAGGAGATCGAGAGGAATTAAGGTGGTACTGATAATGGAAGAACTGCAATTAGGGTTTGAGTTGAACTCAAGAATTGATGgttgtgattctgttattttgaAGAATAAatttagagaaattcaaaattagggtttcttgttCTTTCCCAATTATTTAATTGAAATTTGTTATGAATGCTTGAATAGGTGAAATCTGGTGGAGAAATTGCAGTAGTAGAAGACCTAGAAGGAGTTCTGAGACATTGAAGTTAAGGTTTGATGAAGGGAATGTATGGATTGTGGTACAGGATGGGTTTCTATTAGTGGTGTTTCAGGTGCTGAGAAGATGTTGGATGAGATGAGATAAGTCGTTTCTAGACCTAACtgattaatttttgtaatttaaaaGGTTTCTCTATTTTCAGCTAAGTCGTTCTAGGTGTTAAGGCACTTAAAAAAAAGTTCTGTATATATGAATATTCGAAGCTTCTTGTGAAACATCTGTTTGACATGTCCTCTAATTTGCAGTTGATGTTGTTGAAATTGGGGAGAGGCAAGGAAAAATTGGCGAGATAAGATGGAGAGAGATAGATATAATTTTCAGAACTCAAGATTTATTTATACCATAGCTAGAAGCATGTTAGATTtaggtgtgggggagtgtttggcataccaagtttttggcgccgctgccggggactcggtagcggtgtggcTGAAGTTTCTTCGTTAATTTACTGATTTTTGTTAATATTGTAAATATGTGctagactttcttttgtttttctcctCTTGTTGCTATAGCTTGTTCTTTAGCATATTACATGTAGTAACTTCAAATATATCTGCATCCtctattcttttctttcttttagtcTAGTTGCATTTTGTTTTAGTGCATTAGCTAATCATCATTGTATTAGTTGCTCCTTTTGTTATCATAATCTGCATCTCAGTAATCTTTTTAGCTGtaggttttttcttttctgcactcTCTCAGTTCTTtttgtagtgtaacttagtgtaactggTGCTATTTCAGGCTTCTGTCATTATCATCTGTAACTTATCATTTTGTGTACTATTGTAGTTTCTTCCATTTGATGTTTGTGGCTTAGTCCTGTAAGCATCGTAGATTTTACTTTCATTAGCATATCTACATATCTGCATCTAGTTAGGACAGCTAAACCTTTGTTTTATACCTCTTCTGTAGATCAAATCTTGTTGGAACTCTCTGCATCTGTAGTTAAGATATGTATATATTTGTTTTGGTTTTATTCAGTAGTATAATTTAGGTTTTTCCTTCTATGATTTAATCTACATCTCTCTTAAAAATTTCTGTCATTGCATTCTGCAGTTTTAGTTGTGCATTTGTTAGGTTTGTTGTATCTTTCACCATCTCAGTTATAGCATAATTAGAATCTGTCCCCTGTAACTATTTCATTCCTGCATTTTGTTGGCAATTTTTCAGTTACTTAAGAATATAAGGGTCTGTAAATATTGTTTCGATCCCTCTATATATACTTTTCATGTGTGCTTTGTAGCATCTGAGCTGTAGTGGTAACTATAGTTTAATCATTCCATTGTCATTGGCATAATCTAGCTGTTTTAACCCTGTTGTACATAAATCTCATCTCATCTCTTTAGTGTTAGCTGTAACTTTTATTTTCAGTCATCTGCATTTAAGCTCATATCTGCATCTGCACCTAGTGTCATTCTGTAACTTTAGTCTGTATAAACTGCATCATTAGCATAAGATAGAGCTCAGTCATAATCACCCGCATCTTTAATCTGTAGCTTACCATTTCTATTGTATATCCCATCTGTGTATAACTGGCATCACTTTTAAACTTTCAGTTAGTTTCATCGCATAACTGCGGTTAATTTGAAGTTATCTGTGTCAATTTTTTGTATCTCTCAACTGCTGTGCTTCTGAATCCTAGTTCTGGCATCTTTTTACTCTGGCACTTAAATTAGTCTCGCAAGCATAAGCATTCTAGCACAACTTGAACTTTGTAGAAGAATCCGTAATCTGTGTAGATAGATGTGCTAGTCCGTTGCTGCTAAAAACTTCTCATCACCCTGAATTCTAAAATCTGACAAGCATCTTTATAAGCAAGATCACTGCACTGTCACCAGTCCCAGCATACCCAAACTTCATATTGCAGAATCTCTTGCCAGAAACGGTCTACTGAGTCATTTAATGTGGTATAATTTTCAGGGCACTCTCACTGCTATAAGAGATTGGTTCAGAGACTACAAGATCCCAGATGGAAAGCCTGCCAACAAGGTAATACTTTATTTAATCAACTAGAGTGCTAGAATTATGATTTCTCTTTGTAAGTTTTAGAGGGATAAGATAATTAAACTATTATTGACTAGAAGTCCACCTGCTATCACTCCTTTTGCAACACAGAGACAAATTATAGTGTCTATCCTTTGTTGGATGCGCTATCTAAAACGAAGAAGATAAAGTTTACACATTTGTTATGATGGAAGAATCTTTACTTACACGCCAGTATTGAGCATCAATCTAATGTGGTTTTTCATTCATCAAGGCATCAACCCGAATAAATATTATGAGATATGTATGTCTTTGGTTTGAAGTTGCACAACTATTATATATCCAATATCACAAGTATACAGTGTCTCATTTGCGTATGTATTCTATCTGGTGCTACTAGTTATGCATGATCAAAATTTCATTTGAGTTAGCTTTGGGGAATTCTTCGAGAGTATTTGTCTAACATAACCTTGAATGCACTTCGCTAACTCTGAGAGCTGATAGATATGTGCAAAATCATAAAATCGTCAACAGAAACTGAGCGTTTCCATAACATCTTACGTACTGATTTCCAAGTTTGTCATTGTTGATTCAGAATACACACCATCTTTTGACAGGAGGAATCCAgaaagttcttcgtattttcgaTTTGAATCGTCCAGATGCAACTCCAAGGGAAGTTGAGAAGTCTCCTGGTTGAAATAGAACTGCGCAATGGCTTCATAGTGATCAAACAATAGTTCTTGCACTGATATTAGGGGCGTGAGGTATTATGCTTAAAAGATGCTAGTGCAGATTTTGCCTGCTTGTACTTATACATCATATTATTTCATTATTAGTTTTTGACACAATCTTTATAAGCATGCTGGTTATCTGATTGGAATAATTTGTGATGCTTTGTTCGCAGGTTGATTGAATGATATGTTATGAGACCAGAAATTAAGGTTGGCGAACAAAGCAGCAGCCATTAGGTCCCTTGGCAGCTGCAAGATTTGTAAGTTTATGTAGTATCTCCTTATAGTGATTTAAGTTGGAAGAACTTAGGAATTTCGCAACTTTCTATGAACTGAACTTAGGAACCAAGTATGTTCTAATGTGTACACTAGTTTGTTGTGATACTTGGAATACATTTGTATCAAATACTCAATACTTTTTGTTAACATCAATTGAAGAATCCATTTTTCATAATATGATACAGCTCTGtatgttgaatgaatgaatgacatGGTTTGTATATCTATGGAAATGATGAATATGGGGAACTGGGTAACTGCAGGGGGGAAATGTGGGGTAAAatggattttgaccaggtcaatgaagACTTGACCTTTTTCTTTATGTTGCAAAATATTAGCAACGTCAATAATGtgttgctaaattagaaccagaaccaataacATTTAGTTCCGGGTAGGGGTATTCCTGTAATTAGAAACAGCTTAGCAAAAGCAGACCTCGGTTGCGAATAAACAATGTCGCAACAACATTGGCCGTTGCGAATCACCGTTGCTGACCGAGAGTCGCAATGGAGCTTATGTCGTTGCGAAAAAATGCAACACCGTGTTTTGCTAATCcttaaaaatggtgtagtgagatGTAGGTGTTGATGAAGTTGTTCTTTGAAGGAAGAATTGATTGTTATGGTAATAGTTTTGGTGTTgttttagatgtatgttaggttatTGTAGAAAGGTTCAGTGGGGAAGCTAATTGATGGTGGATTTAATGAAGAACAAGTTGAACTGAGTTGAATTGGTGGTGAAGATGATATGATCATGGAACTGAATTGGATGCTAGTGCAAGATATGGTACTTGAAGTGATATTACAAGTGGGGATAAAGATGACCGAAATAAGTGGAGATGGGAATTTCAGATAATTGTAGTTACAGGATGGATGAATCGGTAATGCTGAGGAGTTAAATAGTGACATGGAAGCTCTGAAGATTGTTGTTACAGAACTTGCTTGAGAGGATGCTGCAAAGGTGGCAGAACTGGAAGTTGCAATAGAAGTAGATAATGTTGTTGGTGTTGTACTGGCGGGATTAATGAAAGGTTGAACTGACGATGCTGTTTGTGTAGTTTGACAGGGAACTGTTAATGAAGATGATTGTGATTGAGAAATACTAGAGTTGCAGTTGGAGTTAGAGATAATCTGGTGGTATTGTTAGAGCTGTGGTTGTGGCAGTTAAATGGTGATACTGTTGAGTTGAGGGAGATAAAGTtattttgttggtggaagaatgaaaCTGAGATTTGAGATGCATGTGGTTGGATAAAGCTGAGTCATTGCAGTTGAAGATAAAACAAGATTCTTGGTTGGTTCAAGTGGTTGCAGTTCATGGAAGTCGTGGTGCTGCTGATATGAACGATGGAAGCCTGGGATGTGGGTATTAGTGATGTTGTTGAGCTGAACTTATAGATGTAGTGAAGTTGCAGTTCATGGGAATATAGTATTTGACTTTGAATCAATGAAGAGATGATTAAACTATGTATTTTGGCAAGAGGAGTCAGATATGAACCATTTGAGTCTTTATCTATTTTGTGTTGCATTAGAAATTTTGCATGTTAGTCATCCCAATCAGTCTAGGTGACTTATCTGACTTGGTtagtctgactgagttgaatcgtgttTGACTCAATGAGTTTCCCGATCTTGACCTGAGTCGACTAAGTTGACTTTACcttgaccatttgaccaggactTGACCTTGACCTTGGACTTTCCTTGatgtggactgttagttgacttcaTTGACCGTTTTTGACCGTCAGTTAACCCAGTTGGACCAGGCCTTTGATTTATGGACCGGGTTAGTGTACTTGGGCTTAGGCCTAGCCTAGCTTTCCTAGTTTGATACTTTTATGTTGTGAGTTAACCTTTGCTTTCTTTTACAAATTTGTAGACATTCTTAAAAAAtattaatctaattggattagtaaactttAGATGTGTTAAAGGTAGATAATAAAAGGTGTACGaccataatgggcttagaacccttagatagttcacttagccataactagagaattgtatgagattatgttatgagccttgtgtgagccttttggataatctcttggagtgcttgtgtgattaacaattactcATTTATTAACAACGAACGATTCAAATGATGATCTGGTGAATTGCAGATCTCGAGGTAGGAGTGGTTTTCCTTCAAAACAgatgggaactctgtaaccttctaaTCATTGAACATTCTTTctattgcgagcatgatgagtctttaatgATTTTGGCATGTTTGTGTGTTTTACTATCTATGTAAATGCTTGTATGTTCCTTGATGTGCATGTAATATGCGTTGTATGATTTCCCCGCAaggagtgtctgtgattccccacagctctttgctaagttaagtatggcggcttcttccccgttttaatattacttagtagggcggtttcttccccgtttcaatatattagtagggcggcttcttccccgtttcgatagtatataaataatatataatagggcggcttcttccccgttataatattaactagtagggcggcttcttccacgtttcgttattatatatactattatatttttgggaaatcactcgtgtgcatattatacttgtttgtatAACTTCCTGAACTTGatagtaatattctgaatcatggtttgtttgGCTAATCGGCATGGACGATGTtgttattattgattagggttgctctcgcgtcgtcttctccaatgagtttggcgaggttagagcgACACTTGCTTAATGATGCATAAATAGTTGAAtgatcaatttcttcttgtttctttcgaTTTATATTCTTttgaaactgtgaagcatgttagtgattacttgagagttgcaTGTTTTCGTTGAGCCCCCTTttggggatgatgtgctcactcgttcccacttcagtttcagtaatcagaagaaatggtgcgCGCGAAGATCTTTGTTCTCGTAGCTTAAAGTTTTAGCGGACTAAAGTTGTTTGTTTATCCTTTTATGtatgtattctttctttctttgtaaaacaacacattattatattcataACACTCGAGAGATCTTCATTTATGTCATATCAGAGCGTATGGGTTTGTTTTTGGGATTAATTAACTTATGAAACTGAGATTCTTAAGATAATTAATCTAGATTTGATGCTCCAATTAGTTGTAATCTTATTAGCTAAGCAagtgattaggttggggcgtcacaaAGATAAACTTTGGCCATCTACCCACTTGAATCAAAAAGTCAACTGCGAAAGTTAAAAATGCCTAACATCAATGTGCTACGCAAAATGGAGCTGCACTGGAAAACTGGATTCAACAAGAAAAGCAACTCTGAATTGGACACTTGAATTTATTGGATTTCCATGCAACATATTGGCAGCAGAGATCTCGAATACAATGGATTCAGTTAGGTGACCGTAACACCACATTCTTCCATACAAAGGCCACAATTCATAGAAGCTGCAACAATATACAAAATATTCGGGATCATCAAAACAATTGGATTAACAACAAATaagaaattatcaagatcatgctTGAACACTTCACAGACCAGTATATGGCTCCAAATACAATAATTGATGAAAACCTGTTCGAGGCAATAACACCAAGGTTAACATCCTGACAATGTGAGAAACTAACAGCGGAAGTCACTACTGAGGAGATCAAACAAGCGTTATTCTCCATAGGATCGGACCGCGCTCCAGAACCAGATGGATTCACCAttaagttttttaaagttttctgggAAAAAACCCAACCACAACTTATTGCAATGGTCCGAAGTTTCTTTCAGTCATTTAGCATCCACCCTCTCATGAACCACACTAACATCACTCTAATCCCGAAGATTGAACATCTCTCAAAACCATATCAATTTAGACCGATCGGATTATGTAATGTTACTTACAAAATCATTTCAAAGATCTTGGTCAATCGTATACGACCTATACTCCCATTTTTGGTAAGCCCATACCAAAGTGCCTTTGTGCCTCAATGATCCATTCACGATAATATAGCTATCACATCTGAACTTTTTAACCACATCAGAACATCATACCGTACAAAGGATCCTAAAATAGCACTGAAACTAGACATTTAAAAGGCCTATGACTCCTTGGACTGGGGATTCATCAAACAGGCTTTCACCAGCTTAGGCTTCCCCTCCAACTTTGTGGATTATATTATGTTATGCATATCTACGATAACCTACTCAATCAATATCAGCGACACACCGCATGGATACATCACTCCAACTAGGGTAATACGGCAGGGAGACCCTCTCTCTTCTTATATCTTTATTATTTGTGCGGAAATACTTTCAACCAATTTGGGAATACTTGAAACACAAAATAAGATAGAGGGGCTCCACATTTCTCAAAAAGCTCCACCAATACTGCATCTTATGTACGCGAATGATCTGTTGATAACATATAAAGCAACCCCAGAAGGCACCAATCACCTCAAACTATTGCTACAAGCTTACGGCACCTCTGCGGGTCCACACATCAACGACTCTAAATCCACACTGATACATCGCCCGAAGCTAGAACAACCTTAGATAGATAAGTTAACCCAAGATTTCAACATGCCAACAACATCGGACCCCCCTACCTATTTAGGAGTAAAATTTAAACATGGTAGATCTTCTAGCCACATATTTTCCCCTCCGCTTCAACGGCTGGCACGCAAGGAAAAAGTATGGATGACCAAATGCCTCAACCAATCGGGAAGATTCGAGCTCATAAAATCATCACTAACCCCTACTGCCAACCACCTCATGCAAACCCAAATCCTTCCTTCTCATATCCACCAAAAAATGGATTATATCACGACAAACTTCTTCTGGGGTCATGATTCTTCAATCAGAAAACTCCACCCACTGGGAAAAGACAAGCTCCACAAACCCAAATCACAAGGAGGGATCGATATCCGAAGTAGTAAGGAACATAACAAAGAACTTCTCATGAAACGAGTTTGGCACATCcaccaaaaccctaactctatctTAGCCATACTATATAATGCAAAATACCTTGATCATACCCCCATTTTCGAAAGCATCCCACCACTCCCGTCTTCCCCTAGCCCTCAATGGAGGCAAATGGCCTCGCTCATACCATTTTTCAAACAACATCTCTTCCACCAAATAGGAGATGGATTACACACACCCATACAAGCTAATTGGATACCACAATTTGAAAATACCATTAACCCAACTTCTTGTTATCCAATACAATCAGTAGCAGACACCATCGACCCATCAACCAGGAATTGGAATCATGAAAGATTAAGCCTACTACCCCACACCATAATTCAACGAATCATCAACATCCACATCCCACAGACCAATCAACCCGATAGGATCATATGGCCTTTTACAAAAAGCGGACAATATACTACTGCTTCAGGATACAACTGCCTCATTGGCGCTTCTGCGCAAACTCACCAAAACCCCCTTCCACCATCCAACTTCCTTTAGACACTCCCATGTCCCCCAAAAGTACATCTTTTCTTGTGAAAAGCAATTAATGAGGGTTTACCAACCCTCAACATTCTTCATCACATCCATCTCACCAACTCCAACCTATGCCCTCAATGCAGTTCTAATCCCGAAACATCCAGTCACATTCTGCTACATTGTCAGACAACTATAGATTCTTGGAACCTCTTACTAAACCACCTCAGAAACCTTCACATCGCCTCGCAAGGCATACCTATTTCACTACCTCACCAAATAACCATATTCGAACTTCTTCAAACAAAAGTACTTGCATCGATAACCACAACCTTCTGCTTCCTTTTTTGGTCCTTATGGTTAACCAGGAACGGTGTGATGTATcgccaacaacaaaaaaatccgATAAATGTAATGCAAATGGCCATCAAGCTCCAGCAGGAATATTCTTGGGCCCAGACACACCTCCCACCGGCGCTCCCTGGGATGCAGCCATATCCAAACCCATcacaaagaacaacaacaacttcaaccATCTTAGTAGGATGGCTCAAGCCTCAATCAaattggatcaaaatcaacatggACGGTGCAACAAGAGGAAACCCCGGGATAGCGAAAACAGGTATTATATGCAGAAATGGGGAAACCAACAATATCCTAGCAATAACACAACCTCTAGGCATCACCACATCACTTGCAGCGGAGACCTGGGCCATGCATATAGCCTCTAAAACGGCGACAGAACGAGGATGGTCAAAAGTCCAATTTGAAACGGATTCGGAAAATTTAATGAGATTTATAACCTCAGATACAGCCCCCCTGGTGTATATCTGACCTGGTTACAGAGATCAAACAAAGGCTCACCCAAATCCAGTAATATACCGTTAGCCACGTCTACAAAGAAGCAAATCAAGCAGCAGATGGTTTAGCATACCGAGCAGCGGATGATTGCTCCATAGGGAGACTCACGACAGTTGTATGGGAATATATAATTCCGCAATCTATCAGTTCTATTGTAATAGAAGACTCTATGGATATTACGTACCCGCGTGTAATTTCAGTCTAatctaataaatttcatgcttcaaaaaaaaagaaatccaagTAATAAATTTAATCATTTTATAAGCCGACCATGAGTTCGTAATGCTAGTGGAACTAAGAAAAAACTGTCAAGCATATAACGATGCGGTGGGTAGGGGTATTGGGGAGTATGTATATGGCGATATAGTTGTTGCTAAAGTCTATAACAAAGTACAATTATAAATATACCTGGCTAGCTAGATTGGAGCTTTTACTAATACCTGCATGAATTGGACAACGAAACTGATTAAAACAAATAACATTTTCACTGCACAAGTATAATATAGGGGGTATAGTTGTTGGTAACGGCTAAAAAAGTGCATTTGTCCATCCATCCATCCGACTATCCAGATTGGCATTTTTGCAAATACCCATATAAAATTGGCCTACAAAACTACAAGAATAGtagaaacaaaaatcattgtcactGCATAAATATAATATAGGGGATATAGCTGTTGGTAATGGGTATAAATATAAATATGGGGAAATGATATACTCACCGCGGGCTGGTCCCGCGGTGTGTCCCGAGAGGAGGCATTTTCTTTTGACTCGGCAGTTTGTAGGGGTGGGTTAAAGTGTGGGTACCACCCCTTCTCTCACACAAACAGGATCGGGACAACTAACCCGTGGGATTTGGCTTGCCAAATGTGAATCATTTTCCTATTAATATATGGTTTCCCATCCATCTGGTTAGCCGGATTGGAATTTTTGCCACTACCTATAAGTATTGGCTACGAAACTGCAAGAACAGTAGAAGGAGAAAACATTTTAAATGCATAAATACCATGTTTTTTTACTGGGAACTACATCGCTGAAATGACATAACAAAAATCAATGCTAATCATTTATAAGTTCACTACGAGTTCATAATGCTACCAAAAAAAAGTGCAGGTAAATGAGGACGTAAAGTTGATCATCAAACTCTTCGGCGACCTGTGGTCCGTGGTGGGAGTGGGGCTCTACGACGACCAGTAGTCGTTGTTGGGAGTGGGACTGTAGGGAGGTCGGTGGGTGGGAGTGGAACTCTGGGGATGCCACTGGTCGAGGCTTTGGGGAGGCTAATCGGTGGTGGTGAGGCTCGAGGACGGGCAGTGGTTGGTGGTAGAGCAATGACCAAATTGTGTATCTGCCGCTCAAGCTGCACAATCAAAGAAAGACATACATTAGCAATATATGATTGCCTTAATAAATTATAGGATAACATACACAGATATTTGACTAAAATAGTTAACACATAAGTAAGCTTTGCACTTGTTTTTCCTTTCTTAAATAGGGAACCTTGTAAAAAGTTATATTTCGTTTGTAGTGAATATTCTTTTTTAAATAGAAAAAGATAACAAAAATGATCCTTGAACTCCTACTCATTCCCTAAATGGATTACCCTATATGGATCTAAATCTTAAATATAACTACGTAACCATGCATTGTGCTTCATTTAGCAAAATTTTGTAAAAATAAATGAACAGTATTTGAGTCATAGATGGTGTACGATTAGGCTAAATTTTATGTATGACTTATGAATATGCCGTGGCTTTAGCAAACTATTCCTTAAATTATTTTAATGAGGAAAATTCCAATTACCTTTATAATGTGGAGATAGACTGGTTTCATTCGTTGATATTCATGTGAAATTTGATCCACGGCGTTGCCACACCTGACACCATTATTAAATTTAAATCAGAAAAGCAAACTTAAATTTATATTGATAAGATTTATCTTTAGGAATAATAGGAAGATTATATATGTAATAAATATGTTCAttaattttataaaaataaattgCTTACTTCGTACTTTAAATCATATAAAATTGCTAAAAAGTAGGGAAAGAAACATATAAAAAGCCTTCATACTATAAATAAATAATGAAAGAGCGagcataaaaaaattaaaaatttggtcGTCCAGTATagtcatatcaatatgtatactaCTGTCTAACATGATCTGCAGCTATATCCATATAACAATAGATCATACTAACCCAATAATATCAAATTTCTCCCTAGCCTCTTTGAAAGCCTTGCATCCCTCGTTGATCTTGATGGAACCGACACTAATACCAAATAAATTTAACAAGGAAATTAGTATCAATGTTATTGCCTAGAAATATAGCATTCCTTGAAGAAGCATTTTAACAACCTGGACTTGTCATAACAACTCAATTGGTGCAATGACTTTGTAACTTCCCAATGAACAACACAAAAAATATCCTCCTATTTAAACCTTAAAAGATGAGGAAAAAAACCAATTTGAATAGATAATAAGTCCCACAAATGATACCAACTATAAGAAAAATGTAGGGGTAGAAACGTCTTATTGTCGCAAActattctttttctttgagaaaaAACTCTACCATTAGAAGAGGAATGCTAGATACAAGCCTAGGTAGCTAGGTGAAGGAAGTACGTAAGTGAGATTCAATTCCCAAACCTCTTGGTAAAATCCACCAAGTGTTTCTAAAGAtttttgaaataaaaataaataagataaatttgTTTTCCAGCATATTTTGACGAGCCCACAAAACCGAAAACCTAAAGCTGGAAAATATCATAACAACATTTAATTTAAGATTAGAACAATGAATGTGGTActaaaagaaatactaaaaagGAAAACTTATCGTTAACTACAAAAAGAGAGATTAAGTCAAATGGAAGGTTTAGCTAGGAAAAGCATAATCATTGA
This portion of the Papaver somniferum cultivar HN1 chromosome 11, ASM357369v1, whole genome shotgun sequence genome encodes:
- the LOC113321637 gene encoding pseudo histidine-containing phosphotransfer protein 6-like isoform X1; translation: MDQNLAALREELFRFLSMKYDEGVLERSTFEQFLSLQDMKDYKKEGFSMVADLLTITCKEEEQMIKEMYRHAKPAFNLVKIEGLVHKLTGSNKSVGSIKINEGCKAFKEAREKFDIIGCGNAVDQISHEYQRMKPVYLHIIKLERQIHNLVIALPPTTARPRASPPPISLPKASTSGIPRVPLPPTDLPTVPLPTTTTGRRRAPLPPRTTGRRRV
- the LOC113321637 gene encoding uncharacterized protein LOC113321637 isoform X2, producing MDQNLAALREELFRFLSMKYDEGVLERSTFEQFLSLQDMKDYKKEGFSMVADLLTITCKEEEQMIKEMYRHAKPAFNLVKIEGLVHKLTGSNKRCGNAVDQISHEYQRMKPVYLHIIKLERQIHNLVIALPPTTARPRASPPPISLPKASTSGIPRVPLPPTDLPTVPLPTTTTGRRRAPLPPRTTGRRRV